The Streptomyces durmitorensis genome contains the following window.
ACGACGAGGGTGCGGTCCGCGAGGGGTGTGTGGTCGGTGAGATGGGCTGCGAGGAGCGCCGGCTGCAGGCGGTCGTACACCTGGATGTCCACGATGCGGGGGCCGGTGTCCCTGAGCCGGTAGGCGGGCAGAAGACCGGGCAGGGTCTCGTACGCGACTCCGGCGCGCTCCAGTGCCTCCCGGGCGGCTTCGTCGGTGCGGTGCGGCAGTACGACGTACCACCGCAGCGAGCGCTGCAGGATCCACGCCTGGTCCGGCTCACGGATGAGCCGCGGAGGGGCGTCGCGCGGGCAGTCCTCCCCCTCGCACCAGACTTCCGCGCCGGAGCCGGACGGTCCGGGTACGGGCACGGCACTGTTCCGGGGCAGCGCGGGGAGCCTGCACGAGGGGCAGTACAGGAAGTCTCCGTCGACGAGCAGGAACTCGGGCAACGGACCGTAGAGGCTCTTGACCCGGCTCCAGACCGCCCTGTTCCAACCCGGCGCGAAGCGGTCCTGCTGGTGGACGACCGGGTAGCGCGCCAGGAACGCCCGGCACTGCCGGTAGCGCTCCTCCGATCCACTCCGCGCGTGCAGGTCCCCGAGGAGCGCGCGGGCGTGTGCCGCCACGCCTCCGTCCAGTCCGTGCGAGGCCACCTCGAGACACGACCGGGTCGGCATCTGGCCGACCCGGTGCACCAGCGTGGTGCCCGGCGAGACCAGGGAGGAGGGGACCGCGAGGAGTGGGTCGTCGGACGGCCTGGTCCGGCACCACTCCCACAGTTCCGGAAGACTCCTCGGCGGCACCTCCCCCGCATCGAGGCAGCGCATCACCGTGTGATCCAGCGCCCGCTGGGCGAGGGCGGGATAGGGCAGGGCGAAGGAGCGGAGCCCTTGGACCTCGGAGAGAGCCACCACCATGCGGGCGAGTTCGCCGAAGAGGTCGCTGCCCACGCCCTCGGGCACCTCGCTGGCGTCCGACCGATCGGCCCGGCCGGCCGGCCCCGCCCTCATGCCGCGGCCTCGCTGACGGACGACGCCGTGCACCAGCGGGCCACTTCGCACCGCTCGCAGGAGCGTCCGGGCCGGGCCGCGTACTGGTCGTCACCGTGCCAGTCGGCCACCATCGCCCGCAGTACCTTCTCGGCAGTGACCCGATTCGCCGGGGCGAAGGGATCGATGATCTCCAGGTCGGCGCCGCCGGGGCGCAGCACCTCTAGCTCGACCCGGGCGCGGAACGGTTCACCGCCCAGGTCACCGCGGGCGATCAGCACGACGGCCAGGGCCAACTGCGGATAACGCTCCAGCAGGGGGCGGTCGGACCGCCGGTCGGTGACGGAGGTCTTAGTCTCGCGCCACACCCATGACCCGGCATCCCGGTAGAGCAGGTCGGGCGCGGCCAGGACCACCACGTCGGCGGTGGTGTCGTGCCGCACCACCCGGGGCTCGGTCCGCACATCCGTGCCGTCCCCGACGTACCGCAGCGGGCAGACCGCGGCGTGCCGCCGCAACAGCAGGGCGCCGAGTGCGCGTTCGTCTGAGGGCAGGTCGAATCCTTGTGGGACCCACTCCTCGGGGACCTCGACCGTGCAGGGCCGAGGCGATCCGTGGGCGTGCCGTTCGGCGAGGTAGGCATGCAAGGCCCGGCCGCGCTCGGCCGTCACCTCGCGTTCGACGGAGTCCGCCGTGGGCAGGTGCAGCCGGCGCATGTGGTCACGCGCCGGGCAGGCTCGGTAGGCCCGCCCGCTGGTGACCGACCAGGTGCGGCGGGGCCGGTCGTGCGCCTCGATGCCCAGCAGTCCGGGCGCTGTGCGCAGGGCCGGGCACACCGACAGGTAGGGGCATCCGCCACAGGCGGACCCCGGGCGGTATTCCCGTCCGTCCAGTACGCCGGCCAAGGCGGCGGGACCGTGTTCGCGGTACCGGGCGCGCGCCTCTTCCCGGCTTCCCGCGAAGAGCTCCCGCGTACGGCCGTCGAAGAGCGCGAACTCCACGATCCGTACGTGCTCCGGCGGCGGTCCGGGGGCGCCCTCGGCCAGCACCAGGGCGACGGCCGCGGTGAAGCCGTCGGGCGGCAAGTCCCGCAGGCGGTGCACGGGCAGACGAAGCTCGCGGTAGGCACCGTCCGGGGAAGCCAGGCAGCGGCCCCACACGGTGAGGCGGTACTCCTGGGCGTCGCGCGGGTCGGGACCGGACGGCCGGTAACGGTACGTCCACGGCTCGGGCACCTCGTGCAGGGGACGTTCCGGGTCGAGAGGGAAGGCCGACTCGTACATCTGCACGCCGTGCTCCGACCAGGTCCGCAGACCGTCGTGCAGGGGCCCGGTACGTGTCCGAGGCGAGCTGCCGGCAGGCCCCGAACGGATGTCGCAGGCAGCCATGAAGGGGCCCAGAGCGAAGTGCTCCAGCCTCTCACGGCGGCGCGGTACGGGGTCGGTGGTGTGGTAGCCGCGGGTCTTGAGAGCGTCAGCGGCGGGGCATCGGAACTCTCCCCCCTTGAACATTCCGGCGGATACCGTGATGACGTCGGACGTGCGGGTCACCCCGTCGGGAGGCAGCCATGGCTGTGACATTTCATGCTCCATTTCCGTACGGAGGAAAGGTGGATGGCCGTGAGGGCAATCGAGGAGGTCGGCGATGTGGAAAGGCGCTACGAAGTGCTGGACATGGTCGGCGACGGCGGCCAAGGCGACCTTTTCCTCGGGCGTGACCGCAACAGCGGGCAGAAGGTGGCGTTGAAGCTTCAGAAGGCCCGGGACCTCGGACCCGAGAGCGATTTCCACTGGGCCGGCGATGAACTCCTCAAAGAGGGATCACGCATGATGATGCTGACGGGAATCCAGGAGATTCCCGAAGTCATCGCCACGGGGACACACCGGCGACGCCGGTGCCTGGTCATGGAATTTGTCGAAGGGCACCAACTGCAGAAGGTCCTGTCGGCGGCCCTGCCGGTTAAGGATCCTGGGACCGTTGCGGCCGTCATCGGCCAACTGTGCGAAATTCTGATAGAAGTCCACGACCGGAATCTGGTGCACTGCGATCTCAAGCCCGAGAACGTCATCGTGCAGCCGGACGGCCGTCTCCGGCTCATTGACATGGGCCACGCGGTCGTGGCGGATCAGGAGACGGAATGCGCACGCGGCACGCGCGGCTGGGCCTCCCCCGAGCAGTCCGACGCGTGCCCGTCAGGTCTGACGCGGCAAGCGGACATCTTCGCACTCGGCTGCATCCTGCTGGAGATGACCGTGATGCGCCTGCCCTACGGCGGACAGGACGAGCGGGCGGAAGAGGGCACCCCGGTGCTGCCGGCCGACCGGCTCGCCAAACTACCCCCGGAGTTCGCCTCCCTGGCGCTGTGGATGGTCCGGTGGAAGGCGGAGGAGCGCCCCGCGGATGTCCGTGAAGTGTTCGATCGGCTCCGCTGCTACCTACCCCAGCTCGGCTCGCAACGGCCATCGAAGCCCCTGCGCCCGGACCCGACCGAGTACTACCGCACTCATCCGCCCCGGCTTTGACGGTGAGCCGACGGCCGCCGACCGGGCGGGTCACCTCAGCCATTCCAGCCGCTCCCGGACCTCCCGCACCCCCTCACCGCCCATCAGTTCACGCAGCACGATGACTCTCTCCAGCTCCCGCACCGCCGCGTCGGTGTAGCAGACGGACACCAGGACATCAGCGAAGAGCACCCGTACCTTGTCCTCGTTGGGCCAGTTCTCCTGTTCGCGGTAGATGTCGGAGGCCTGCCGGTACAGGGTGATGGCCTCGTCCCGTTCGGAACGGGCCAGGTGCACCTTGGCCAGGGTGAACAGCACATCGGCCAGGCCGCTGCGCTCCGTCGTGCGCTCCACCACGCCCAGGGCGTCGGCGCACCGACGGAGTGCCTGCTCGTGCTCGCCCCGGTCGAGGTGGATCGCGCCGAGTACGTTCAGAACAGCCGCTTCCCCGACCCGGTCGGACACCTCCCGGCACAACTCCAGTGCACGGCGGAGCACTTCGTCCGCTCCCTTCAGGTCGTCCTGCTTGCGCAGGGTGAGCCCGAGCCGGTGCAGCGTACGGGCCAGACTCAGCCGGCCTTCCGCGCTGCGGTCCTCCTCGCTGAGCCGGACGGCCCTGCGCAGGGCGCCCACCGCCAAGTCGTACTCACCGAGCCGCCAGTGGGTCCCTGCCAGCGACCGGTGGACCATGGCGCGATCGACCGGACCGGCGACGGTTTCCGCCGCCTCGGCGGCGTACCGGAGGTTCTGCCGCGCATCATCGAGCAGTCGGCGGCGCCACTGGTAGATGACCAGGGCCATCGGAAGCAGCCACACGTACCGGTCGATACGCCGATTGATCGCCAAGTGAATGCCTCGCTGGACGGTGGCGTACTCCTCGTCCAGGAACGCCATCGCCTCCGCGAGGTCCGCAGGGTCGGTGACCCTGACCGCTCCGGGCTCGTCGGTGGGCAGGGTGCGTTCGCGGTCGAGCACCCGGTCGCAGGCGCGGACGTTGTGCAGCTGGTGTTCCAGCACCTGTCGTACGGTCGCCCGCTCGATCTCCGCGTTCTCTCCGTCCGGCACCGGCCGCACGTGCCGAAGGGCGAAGGCCCGCACGAGGTCGTGCAGCCCGTAGCGGTCGCCGTGATGTTCCACCAGGTTCGCCGCCACGAGGTCCACCAGGGCCCGGTCGGTACGCGTCCCTTCGTCCACTGCCCGTCCCAGATCCATCACCGCCTCCCAGGAAGCGCTGGGCCCGGGGTGGACGGCGAGCTGCCACAGCAGCAGCCGGGCTGCCTCATTCAGCACGCGCACGGAGCAGTTGAGCGCGGCGCGGACCGACAGTTCGTGCTCGGGCAGGTCCAGGGTGTCCAACATCGCCCGCTTCCGCTCCCCCTTCATCTCTTGCACCAGGAGAGGGAGGGTGTGCAGCGGACGCGCACCACCTTCCAGGAGCCGGGCCACCACCACAAGGGCCAGCGGCAGTCGGCCACAGAGGTCGACAAGTTCACTGAAGGCCATGGCGTGCTTGGTCCGGTCCTCGGCCGGCACTTTCTCCTGGAGCACCTCCAGCGCGTCCGCCTCGTGCAGCGGCTCCATCTTGCGGAACAGCACCTTTCTCTCGGACTGCAGCCGCAAGAGGTCGTTACGACTGGTGACGATCACGGCGCAGGTACCGTCTCCGGGAAGCAGCGGCAGCACCTGCTGGGCGCTGAGCGCGTCGTCGAGGACGATGAGCACCGACCGGTGGGCCAGCGCCGACCGCAGCGCGTTGCTCTTGCTCTCCGTTCCGGTCACCGTGGTGTAGGGCGGCAGCGCGGCCAGAAAGCCGTCCAGGATCTCGTCCGGTTCGGCGGGCCGCACGTCTCCGTCGGCGAATCCGTTCAGTTCGCCGCGCAGCACCCCGCCGGGAAACCGCTCCCGCAGCCGACCGGCGAGGTTCTCAGCCACCGTGGTCTTCCCGACGCCCGCCATGCCGCTGATCAGGACCAGCGCCAGATTGCCGGCGTCCTGTTCCTCGCACACGGCCTCGAAGAGGTCGCCGATTAGCTCGTCCTGCCCGATCGGCTTGCGCCTGCCGCCGGGCAACTGGTCGGGAACGGGGGGCAGGAGCACCCCGCCCGGCCGGCGGCTCTCTCCCCGAACTTGGTAAATAGCGCTCTGTACATCGACGTCCGCTTTTCCGTTGCGCTTCTCCCACTTCTTGATGAGCCGCTCACGTCGGGACTCCGGCAGGTCTGCGTGGGCGAGCAGGTAGAACCGGAAGATCTGGGGCAGTTCCGGCGCACGCTCGAACCATTTCTCCGTCTCCTCACGCAGCCATTTGACCTCCCTGGACTTATAGGCTGCGTCCAGCCGCGCGTACACGGCGGCCATCAACTCGGCCCGTAGCTCCTCCCGACGCAAGTGGAAGCCGGTCTCGGACAGTCCGTGCAGCGGTTCGTCCTCGCCGTCCCACTCCTCCAAGGCCGCGCCGAGCAGTTCGAACTGCGCTTTGCAGGTCAGTCCCTCAGCCTGCTTCACCTTTTCGCGAAAACGGAGCAGATCGACGTCTCCCACCGGCACGCGGAGCGTGCAGTAACCCGACTTGCCGCTATGGGGCACGGACTCCTGGCCCAGCCGCTTCCGCAGGTCGGCGACGACGCGGTTAACCAGATCGCCGACGTCCTCGACGCCCTCCCAGAGGACTTCAGCTATGTCCTTCCTCTCACATCGGCAGTCTGGCGAGGTCACCAGGAGCGCGAATAGGGCCGCCACCTTCGACCCTTCGACCACCCTCCTGCCACCGTCCCCTTCGGCTCGCACCGGGCCCAGCACGTACCCCTCCATCGCCCTCCCCCTCACCGCGCCGCAGTCAGTGATCCGGCCCCTCGCCGGCGCTCCTTCATCTGTGCGCCGCGCTGTGCCGCTTCACACACGCTTGCTTCTTCACGCCCCCCGGGGACTCAGTTATCCCTCAGTTTTCGCTCTGCGGTCCCGCTTCACCCCCGGGCACGATGGCACCAGCCGCTCGCAGAAGCACGAAACGGCGGCTCAGCCATCCATCGACCCATCAGAGAGGAACCGCGAACCCGATGAACAGCCGTCAGCGCAACCGCCGGGCAGCCCGTCTGCGCCAGTCCCCCGACTGGCCGCCGAGCCGCCGTCGGCGGGCGGCCGTCCGGACCGAGGACACCACCCCGGCGACCCCGCCCACCGAGGCGCCGGACACCTCGTCCTCCGAGACCGCCTGAGCGCAACAGTCCCTGGGTGCCCGTACCGTACGGGCACCCACCCGCCTCGCGAACTCCGTCACCGGCGGGCTCGCGGCCTTGCTACCGCTCTTGTCACACGCTCGTGGTCAAAGGCGGCGTTACCTGGTCGAGAAGACCACTACCGCATGCTCACGCATCAAAGTGAGACTGGGGGACTCGTCTCCGCTTGACGCAGATATGAGGCGGTACGTCCCCACCACAGGACCCACCTCGTCCAGCATCTCGGTATCTCCAGCACCTCCGGACTCAGGTTTCCGCAGTCCGAAGAGAGGATATTTCCTGATGTATCCACCGCACAGCAGTGCGTTCGCCTCGGTGAGGCGGCACTTCGACGATCCCCGGACCAGTGACGCGGTCTTCGTGCTCGTCCCCACGGTCGCCGACGAGGCTGATCCGGTCCGGCTGACCGCCGCCGAGACGCACGAGGCCTTGTACGGCCCCGGCTACGACCCGCAGTTCGCCACCGCGGTCTGGGAGGAGGTCATCCGCACGGCACAGAGCGACCTGACTCCAGACAGCACGGGGAAACTCCTGGCGATCTGGCTGGCCCTGCCCCGGTTGACCGGGACGGTCCACCGGGTCTGCACGCGCCTGCGGGCCGACCGGTCGGACGTGGAGGCCGAGATGGTCCTGGCTCTCCTGGAGAAGCTGGCGTATCGGGACGGCGCGAGCTGTCTCACCGGCTCCTCCCTGCTGCACGCGGCGCGCGCCAGGGCGTGGCATCTCGCCCGGGAAGGGCTGCGGGAGCTTCCCTCCGCCCAGATCGAACGCATCACCGAGGAGCACGCTCTCACTGCGTCCGGCGAGGAGGCGGACGCTCCGGCGGCGGAGAGCCTGGACGTACGGGTCGACCGTCCGGACGGCCCAGACGGGCTGTGCGCACCGCTGCGTTTCCGGGTGCGCCCGGAGCATCTGCGCCGACAGGGAATCTTCATCGACACCGACGACGGGTCGCAGGACCGTTCGGCGGGTCACAGCCCCGGGAAGAGGCGACGGCCCGGGCGCCGCGCGGACACCCGGCCGGTCCGCCCTGCGGGGAGGCGAGGGTGAAGGACCCGGCAGAGGGCCGCCTCAGTTTCACGGAGATGTTCGACCTGCCCGTCGCAGTGGACCTGCGCACGGCGGCCCGAGCACTCGGAATCGGCTCGACGACCGCGTACCGGCTGATCCGCGAGCACGAATTCCCCTGCCCCGTCCTCCGCATCGGACGTAGGTACAGGATTCCGACCAACGAGCTGATGCGCGCCCTGGGGATCGAGGACCGTCCGCTGTACAGCGTGGACCCGGAAGAGGACACGGACGATCCGAGCGTCGGCTTCTGACGGTAACCACCGTGCGGCTCCGTGGCATCGGCCACGAAGCCGCACGGCCCTGCCTCCTACGACGGGCCGTTCGCCGCCGACGTGCGCCGCACGGTTCTCCACGGCTGCTCGGCAATCGGAGGGCGAAGGGATGCCCTTCTTCTTCGCCGAGCTATTCGGCGGCCGACAGCCCGCGCGCGTCGGCCAGTTCGTGAACCCGCCGACGATCACCGACCCGAGCTACGGCGAGTACGCCCGTCAACCCCGAACCTGCCGGTGAGCCGTCGACGCACGCTTCAGCACCCGCGTCATGATCGCCGCGCCCGGCCAGGGCGCGGACCTGAACGGCCCGGCGGCCCAGCCCTACGCACCGCTCGCCACGACCGCCTTCGAGGGGATGCCCCCCGAAGGTCCTCGTCGTCGTGGGCACGAAGGACTGGCACCCACCCAATCTTCTCCGACCGGCAGGAATGGGGAAGCGACGCCTACACGGCGTCTCCCGCTCCGAAGACCAGGTTAGACAACTTCGACGACGCGGAGCACGGGCTGGGCGGCATCCCGGCCTTCGACGCTGCCGAGGCCACCGACGAGAACCCCGACCGCGTTACCGCCGCACGAGCCCTCGTCCGGGCGCACCTGCGCGCCCGAGTTGTGCCCGCAGGAACCGGACTGGTACCGGGCCACTACGGTCCGCGCATCAGCTCCCACTGCTCCTGGTCCCGCTTCGTGAAGCCGTCGGGCGTGACGTCGTGCCCTGGCGTCTTCAGTTCCAGGAAGCCGGTGATGCGCCCCGATGTCTCCACCGCGTAGTCCGGACGCACCCGGGCCTCGGGCAAGGGATACTCAGGATGAAGGCAAGGACTCAGCTTCCAGCGCGCCCCGAATGTTTCCACCAGCTTCGCCACCGGCAGGCTGATGGACGCCTCCGTGTCGCTGACCCGCAGACGCTCCCTGCACTCGGATCCAAAGTCCGCCACGAGAGCCCGTATCCATTCCTCCGGCACCTTGTCCCCCCTCCAAGCTGTGGACGTTGACGATGGATACCGCAGACACAGCCTGTTGGAGGCGAGAGGACCGGCTCAGTGCGCACGGGGGCACGCGAGGGGCACGGACAGCGCGTTCCGTGACCGCTGGGAAAGCAGGGGCGGGTGTTGGTTGGGAAGAGACCGCCGTAGCCAATGTTGACCTTGCCTGCCGCCCAAACGGGAAGGCGCGTGGGACGCCATCTTCGCGCCGAGCGGACCCGCTGCCCCATCTCGCGAAAGCATACGAATCCACCCGCTGAACGAACGGGTCAGTCCCCCGGCGGACTACCAGAAGCCGGCACCGCTCCCGGAACCTCATTCCGTCCCGTACCCACGACGTCGAACGTCAGGAAACGGGGAACCAGGCCGCCAGGCGCTTGGCAATGGCCGGTACATCGATGTTGTCCTGCGCAACTTCCTCGACGAACGGGCCAGCCACGGAGACGGGTGGCGGGGCGGTACTGGCGCTGACGCCGTTGAACCGCAGGAAGACACGCATGGCAAGCCAGGCGGTGCGCTTGTTGCCGTCGATCAGCGCGTGATTGCGAGCGACGGAGTGCAGCAGTGCCGCCGCCTTCTCGTGCAGCGTGGGATACAGCTCGACCCCGAACACGTTCGTCCGGGGCCGTTCGATCGCTGACACCAAAAGTCCCATGTCACGCACGCTGTGCTCGGTATCGTTGACCGTGCGAGCGATGGCCAGGATCTCGTCGATATGGATGTAGCGCACTTGGGTCACTTCAGGTAGTCCAGGATCCCCGCATCGCTGTCCATCAGCTCGGCCAGGACGTCATCGACCTTCAGCTCGGCCCGGTGCTGGGCGTCACGGATGGCCTCTATGGCAAGTTCCTGCTTGCTGCGACCCTCCCGACGAGCCCGCTCGGTGAGCTTCGCATCAAGGTCTTCGGGGAGTCGGAGTGTCATCGCCATACAGGAATGATACTGGACTGGTATCTGGGTGGTGAGGTGATACCAGCCACTCAAGACCTCGGACCACGACGCCGTCCTTCGTGGCCCGGTCGGGCCGCGGTCTCGGTTCCGAGGTGCGTGCGACGAGGTAGCAGCACGCGCCGCCGCTGGCGAGGTGCAGCCCCCCCCCCCCGAACCGGAGTCCTTGCCCCGCGCCGACGGCTCCGGTCTGCGGCCCAGGGCCGGAGAGGTCCGAGGTTGAGGCTTCCGAAATTCGAGCGTCATCCGAGCGTCAAAAATTCTGCATTGCGCATCGCCACGTCGCCGCGAGACCCACGCCGGCCCTTGAACCTGCAGCTCAGAGCGTTCTGCACAAGCGAACCTCAGTCGACGCATTCCGCGAGCGAAAACAGGTCGAGCTGACCACCTGAAATGCAAAACAGCAGGTCAGAGGACCTTCGCGGCAGGCTCCAGAATCGCAACGCACTCCACATGATGCGTCATCGGAAACAGATCGAACGCCCGCAGCGACCGCACCCGGTAACCGCCATCCCGGAAGTACCCCAGGTCCCGCGCCAGCGCTGCCGGATCGCACGCCACGTACGCGATCCTCCGCGCCCCCAGCTTCGTCAAGTGCTTCACCGTCTGCTTGCCCGCGCCCGCGCGCGGCGGGTCGAGGACGATCAGGTCGACCTCGGTGATGCCGGTGCGCGGCAGGGCGGCCTCGACCTTGCCCTGTTCGATGCGGACGCGGTCGAAGGCCGCGAGGTTGTGGCGGGCGTCCTCGACCGCTCGCTTGCCCGACTCGATGCCGAGGACCGCGCCCTTGTCACCGACCCGGTCGGCGATCGCGCCCGCGAACAGGCCCACGCCGCAGTAGAGGTCGAGCGCCGTGTCGCCCTTGCGGGGTGTCAGGCCCTGCATGACGGCGAGCATGAGCGTCTCGGCCGCCTTCGGGTGGACCTGCCAGAAGCCGCCGTTGCCGACGCGGTACGTGCGGCCGTCGGCGCGCTCGCGGACGAACGGGCGGCCGTGCACGCGGTGGACGCCGCCGTCCTGTTCGGCGATGCGCAGGACCGAGACCGGCTTGTCCAGCTCCACCAGCGGGAGGCGCGCGCCCGGCTTCGGCTCCAGGATGACCTGGCGGTCCTGGGAGCCCGATGCCGCGATCGCCTCGACCGACTCCATGCCGGACCAGTCGTGCTTCTCGATGCCGAGCTCCGAGATGCCGGGAGCCGCGATCATGCAGTGCTCGACGGGCTCCACCTCGTGCGAGCGGTGGCGGCGCAGGCCCGCGTTGCCGTCGGGGTCCACCGCGTACTGGACGCGCGTGCGCCAGGCAGGGACCTCGCCCGAGGGGAGCTTGTCGCCCTCCGCCGGGACGACCGTGCCGTCCCAGCCTGCCTCCTCGGGGGTGAGGCCCGCGAGGCGCGCCAGCTGCTCGGTGATGACCTCGCCCTTGAGGCGGCGCTGCGCGCCCGGCTTCGCGTGCTGCCAGTCGCAGCCGCCGCAGCGGCCGGGGCCCGCGTAGGGGCACGGGGCGTCGACGCGGTCCTTCGACGGTTCGAGGACGGTCACCGCGTCCGCGCGCAGGAAGCGGCTGTCCTCGTCGCCGTCCGTCACGCGCGCGATGACCTTCTCGCCGGGAAGCGTGTGGCGGACGAAGAGGACGCGGCCCTCCGCTGTGCGGGCGACGCAGTGGCCGCCGTGTGCGACGGGGCCGACCTCGACCTCGTACTCCTGCCCGACGAGGGAGGTCTCCTGCGAGCTCTCCTTCGAGTTCCCCGCCTGCGATTTCTTCGGTTCTGCCTGCATGGCGGGGTGACTCCACAACGTAAAAGGGGATCGGCCGCAAGAAACGGCCGGACAACAGCCCACCAGTCTACGTGGGTGTTGTCCGGCCGCTCGCCAACCTCCGGGTCAGTTCACCAACCGCCGGGTCGGCAGGAATCAGCAGGAATCAGCAGGCGTCAGGACTTCTTGCCGTTGCCGCCACCGTGGCCGCCGCCGTTGCTCGGCTCCTTCGCGCGCTTCTCCACCGGGCCCCGCCGCACCGCACCCGGCGCATTCCACTCCGACCGCTTCCGGGCCCGCTTCTTCGCGGCCTCGGAGGAGTCCAGCTGGTAGGGGACCGACGTCACCATCACGCCCGGCGTGAAGAGCAGACGGCCCTTGAGCCTGAGCGCGCTCTGGTTGTGCAGCAGGTGCTCGTACCAGTGGCCCACCACGTACTCCGGGATGATCACGCTGACCACGTCCCGCGGGCTCTCCTTGCGGAGCCCCTTGACGTACTCGATGATCGGCCGCGTGATCTCGCGGTAGGGCGAGTCGAGGATCTTCAGCGGGACGGTGATGCCGCGCCGCTCCCACTCGGCCCGCAGGGCCTTGGTCTCCGCCGGGTCGACGTTGATGCTCAGCGCTTCGAGCGTGTCCGAGCGCATCAGCTTGGCGTAGGCGAGGGCGCGCAGCGTCGGGCGGTGGATCTTGGAGACCAGGACGATGGAGTGCACCCGCGACGGGCGCACGCTGTCGTCGGACGGGGTGTCCGGGGCGGCGATCTCCTCGGCGACGCGGTCGTAGTGAC
Protein-coding sequences here:
- a CDS encoding serine/threonine protein kinase, with the translated sequence MRAIEEVGDVERRYEVLDMVGDGGQGDLFLGRDRNSGQKVALKLQKARDLGPESDFHWAGDELLKEGSRMMMLTGIQEIPEVIATGTHRRRRCLVMEFVEGHQLQKVLSAALPVKDPGTVAAVIGQLCEILIEVHDRNLVHCDLKPENVIVQPDGRLRLIDMGHAVVADQETECARGTRGWASPEQSDACPSGLTRQADIFALGCILLEMTVMRLPYGGQDERAEEGTPVLPADRLAKLPPEFASLALWMVRWKAEERPADVREVFDRLRCYLPQLGSQRPSKPLRPDPTEYYRTHPPRL
- a CDS encoding tetratricopeptide repeat protein, with translation MAALFALLVTSPDCRCERKDIAEVLWEGVEDVGDLVNRVVADLRKRLGQESVPHSGKSGYCTLRVPVGDVDLLRFREKVKQAEGLTCKAQFELLGAALEEWDGEDEPLHGLSETGFHLRREELRAELMAAVYARLDAAYKSREVKWLREETEKWFERAPELPQIFRFYLLAHADLPESRRERLIKKWEKRNGKADVDVQSAIYQVRGESRRPGGVLLPPVPDQLPGGRRKPIGQDELIGDLFEAVCEEQDAGNLALVLISGMAGVGKTTVAENLAGRLRERFPGGVLRGELNGFADGDVRPAEPDEILDGFLAALPPYTTVTGTESKSNALRSALAHRSVLIVLDDALSAQQVLPLLPGDGTCAVIVTSRNDLLRLQSERKVLFRKMEPLHEADALEVLQEKVPAEDRTKHAMAFSELVDLCGRLPLALVVVARLLEGGARPLHTLPLLVQEMKGERKRAMLDTLDLPEHELSVRAALNCSVRVLNEAARLLLWQLAVHPGPSASWEAVMDLGRAVDEGTRTDRALVDLVAANLVEHHGDRYGLHDLVRAFALRHVRPVPDGENAEIERATVRQVLEHQLHNVRACDRVLDRERTLPTDEPGAVRVTDPADLAEAMAFLDEEYATVQRGIHLAINRRIDRYVWLLPMALVIYQWRRRLLDDARQNLRYAAEAAETVAGPVDRAMVHRSLAGTHWRLGEYDLAVGALRRAVRLSEEDRSAEGRLSLARTLHRLGLTLRKQDDLKGADEVLRRALELCREVSDRVGEAAVLNVLGAIHLDRGEHEQALRRCADALGVVERTTERSGLADVLFTLAKVHLARSERDEAITLYRQASDIYREQENWPNEDKVRVLFADVLVSVCYTDAAVRELERVIVLRELMGGEGVREVRERLEWLR
- a CDS encoding type II toxin-antitoxin system death-on-curing family toxin yields the protein MTQVRYIHIDEILAIARTVNDTEHSVRDMGLLVSAIERPRTNVFGVELYPTLHEKAAALLHSVARNHALIDGNKRTAWLAMRVFLRFNGVSASTAPPPVSVAGPFVEEVAQDNIDVPAIAKRLAAWFPVS
- a CDS encoding helix-turn-helix domain-containing protein, whose protein sequence is MFDLPVAVDLRTAARALGIGSTTAYRLIREHEFPCPVLRIGRRYRIPTNELMRALGIEDRPLYSVDPEEDTDDPSVGF
- a CDS encoding PD-(D/E)XK nuclease family protein, giving the protein MSQPWLPPDGVTRTSDVITVSAGMFKGGEFRCPAADALKTRGYHTTDPVPRRRERLEHFALGPFMAACDIRSGPAGSSPRTRTGPLHDGLRTWSEHGVQMYESAFPLDPERPLHEVPEPWTYRYRPSGPDPRDAQEYRLTVWGRCLASPDGAYRELRLPVHRLRDLPPDGFTAAVALVLAEGAPGPPPEHVRIVEFALFDGRTRELFAGSREEARARYREHGPAALAGVLDGREYRPGSACGGCPYLSVCPALRTAPGLLGIEAHDRPRRTWSVTSGRAYRACPARDHMRRLHLPTADSVEREVTAERGRALHAYLAERHAHGSPRPCTVEVPEEWVPQGFDLPSDERALGALLLRRHAAVCPLRYVGDGTDVRTEPRVVRHDTTADVVVLAAPDLLYRDAGSWVWRETKTSVTDRRSDRPLLERYPQLALAVVLIARGDLGGEPFRARVELEVLRPGGADLEIIDPFAPANRVTAEKVLRAMVADWHGDDQYAARPGRSCERCEVARWCTASSVSEAAA
- a CDS encoding class I SAM-dependent RNA methyltransferase, coding for MQAEPKKSQAGNSKESSQETSLVGQEYEVEVGPVAHGGHCVARTAEGRVLFVRHTLPGEKVIARVTDGDEDSRFLRADAVTVLEPSKDRVDAPCPYAGPGRCGGCDWQHAKPGAQRRLKGEVITEQLARLAGLTPEEAGWDGTVVPAEGDKLPSGEVPAWRTRVQYAVDPDGNAGLRRHRSHEVEPVEHCMIAAPGISELGIEKHDWSGMESVEAIAASGSQDRQVILEPKPGARLPLVELDKPVSVLRIAEQDGGVHRVHGRPFVRERADGRTYRVGNGGFWQVHPKAAETLMLAVMQGLTPRKGDTALDLYCGVGLFAGAIADRVGDKGAVLGIESGKRAVEDARHNLAAFDRVRIEQGKVEAALPRTGITEVDLIVLDPPRAGAGKQTVKHLTKLGARRIAYVACDPAALARDLGYFRDGGYRVRSLRAFDLFPMTHHVECVAILEPAAKVL
- a CDS encoding ribbon-helix-helix protein, CopG family, coding for MAMTLRLPEDLDAKLTERARREGRSKQELAIEAIRDAQHRAELKVDDVLAELMDSDAGILDYLK